In one window of Myxosarcina sp. GI1 DNA:
- a CDS encoding L-lactate permease, producing the protein MELVVYGLLALAPIITVFLLLVIARRSAKQAMPVAYIVTSAIALFVWQVPLAAIAASTIQGLVMAAEILYIIFGAILLLNILRESGAIATIRRGLLAVSPDRRIQAIIIVWLFGSFLEGASGFGTPAAVCGPLLVALGFPALAAVTIALIANSTAVVFGAVGIPVLLGINTGLEGASIVNNYIAEQGFTYAEYFKLIVIRIGVLNSIIGTLIPLFMVCTLTRYYGERKSWQEGLAVGWFALFAGLAFTVPSTLTAIFLGAEFPSLIGGLVGLAIVVPAAQKRFLTPKQVWDFPPRETWSDGWSGSLTAAIDNEARSDLSLLNAWTPYVLVGLFLMLSRLPFLRFQGLLQVLKVNSSSLLGTEIGINSQPLYLPGTIFILVAILTYFLHRMKRKATIRATVNAVSTLTGTALVLAAAVPMARVFINSGFNESNLASMPVTLADGVASLADSSYPFFAPIIGAMGSFIAGSATVSNMMFSLFQFGVATKIGASGAVVTALQAIGAAAGNMICVSNVVAASATVGLSGCEGLLIRRVLLPLTYYLMVAGILGAIAIYLPRIV; encoded by the coding sequence ATGGAACTTGTAGTTTATGGTTTACTAGCTTTAGCTCCAATTATAACGGTCTTTTTATTGCTAGTAATTGCTAGACGCTCGGCAAAACAGGCTATGCCAGTAGCCTACATAGTCACAAGTGCGATCGCCCTATTTGTCTGGCAAGTTCCTTTAGCTGCGATCGCTGCTTCTACTATCCAAGGCTTAGTTATGGCAGCAGAAATTCTCTACATTATCTTTGGCGCGATCTTGCTGTTGAATATTTTACGAGAATCTGGAGCGATCGCTACTATTCGACGCGGACTATTAGCGGTTTCTCCTGACAGGCGCATTCAGGCAATAATTATCGTCTGGCTGTTTGGCAGCTTTTTAGAGGGTGCATCAGGCTTTGGTACTCCTGCTGCTGTCTGTGGTCCTTTATTAGTAGCTTTGGGTTTCCCAGCTTTAGCTGCTGTTACCATTGCCTTGATTGCCAACAGTACCGCTGTTGTTTTTGGAGCGGTAGGTATTCCAGTTTTATTGGGAATTAATACGGGGTTAGAGGGAGCAAGTATAGTCAACAACTACATTGCCGAACAAGGTTTTACCTACGCAGAGTATTTCAAGTTAATTGTGATTAGGATCGGGGTTTTGAATAGCATCATTGGCACTTTAATTCCCCTATTTATGGTCTGTACTTTAACTCGCTATTATGGTGAACGTAAATCCTGGCAAGAAGGATTAGCTGTAGGCTGGTTTGCCTTATTTGCAGGATTGGCTTTTACTGTTCCTTCGACTTTGACAGCAATCTTTTTAGGTGCAGAGTTTCCTTCATTAATCGGTGGCTTGGTAGGTCTAGCAATTGTTGTTCCAGCAGCACAAAAAAGATTTTTAACTCCAAAACAAGTTTGGGATTTTCCCCCAAGAGAAACTTGGTCGGATGGATGGTCGGGCAGCTTGACTGCAGCGATCGATAATGAAGCGCGATCGGATCTTAGTTTACTAAATGCCTGGACTCCTTATGTCTTAGTAGGCTTGTTTTTAATGCTCTCTAGACTGCCATTTTTACGGTTTCAGGGGTTGCTTCAAGTACTTAAGGTCAACTCATCTAGTTTATTGGGAACAGAAATAGGGATTAACTCCCAACCTCTTTATCTCCCAGGAACAATATTTATCTTGGTGGCAATTCTGACTTATTTCCTGCACCGCATGAAGAGAAAAGCAACGATCCGAGCAACAGTTAATGCAGTTTCCACTTTAACAGGAACAGCCCTGGTTTTAGCTGCTGCCGTACCGATGGCGAGAGTATTTATCAACTCTGGCTTCAATGAATCCAATCTTGCCAGTATGCCTGTAACCCTAGCAGATGGTGTTGCTAGTTTGGCAGATTCTAGCTACCCGTTTTTTGCTCCCATTATTGGTGCGATGGGTTCTTTTATCGCTGGTAGTGCCACCGTCAGCAACATGATGTTTTCCCTATTCCAATTTGGAGTAGCTACCAAAATTGGTGCTTCGGGAGCGGTAGTTACTGCATTACAAGCGATAGGTGCTGCTGCGGGTAACATGATTTGTGTGTCTAATGTGGTTGCTGCTTCGGCTACTGTGGGCTTAAGCGGTTGTGAAGGATTGCTAATTCGCAGAGTATTATTGCCCCTGACTTATTATCTGATGGTCGCGGGTATTTTAGGCGCGATTGCCATCTATCTACCGAGAATTGTTTAA
- a CDS encoding L-threonylcarbamoyladenylate synthase produces MNAQIVKLNSSLIPEIKSRLKAGEVIILPTDTVYALVANGNDTEAVTQLRQIKAFTSLQPLGVFTCKEKAEQVVEVDRPALQMMNHFPYPVTMIMRAKPTLSEVVTNGFKTVFVTCPDKFIYDLIMEIPFPIVGTSAAFAGIQATNAQLAAKFFGDKIDFIVDGGESKHGRSGTLVDFTVEVPTIMTYGTVSVDDLRPLLPQIVLPSHMMK; encoded by the coding sequence ATGAACGCTCAAATAGTTAAACTCAATTCTTCTTTAATCCCCGAAATTAAAAGTCGCCTCAAAGCAGGGGAAGTCATCATTCTTCCTACAGATACCGTCTATGCATTGGTCGCTAATGGCAACGATACCGAGGCTGTCACTCAACTCAGACAAATCAAAGCCTTTACTTCTCTCCAACCTCTAGGGGTATTCACCTGCAAAGAAAAAGCAGAGCAAGTGGTGGAAGTAGATCGACCCGCTCTACAAATGATGAATCATTTCCCCTATCCCGTGACAATGATTATGCGGGCAAAACCTACTTTATCTGAGGTAGTAACCAACGGATTTAAAACTGTTTTTGTCACCTGTCCAGATAAATTCATTTACGATCTCATCATGGAAATACCTTTCCCCATTGTGGGAACTTCTGCCGCTTTTGCAGGCATTCAAGCAACCAATGCCCAGCTAGCAGCCAAGTTTTTTGGCGACAAAATTGATTTTATTGTCGATGGTGGTGAGAGTAAACATGGCAGAAGTGGCACTTTAGTGGATTTTACCGTGGAAGTGCCAACTATTATGACTTATGGCACAGTTTCCGTAGACGATCTCAGACCTTTACTTCCTCAAATCGTTCTTCCTTCCCATATGATGAAGTAA
- a CDS encoding HAD-IC family P-type ATPase — translation MNQKYSQNKKSLENYRAKIVTPESLDRQWECLSVQEVVGFLNSNLSTGLTQQKVAERQERFGSNQLTPPKKSSPWMRFIQQFNQPLLYILIGAGVVTLFLQEWVDAGVIFAVVLINAIVGYIQEARAEKAMEALAKSMVTQTKVVREGARSRLAASSLVPGDLVCLEAGDKVPADLRLLQCKHLQINESALTGESLPVDKDSKPLKEATSLADRLNMAYAGTIVTAGQGRGIVVATGVATETGKISALMERQTNLTSPIVRKLEKFSWQLLYVFLGLAALIIVVGLGQGESWLQMFQTAVALAVSGIPEELPPLVTIILAIGVSRMASRHVIIRKLPAVETLGSATVICSDKTGTLTENQMTVEEIYAGGQHYRVTGTGYNLEGEILQDNQSIVIEADRGLRECLQCGLLCNDSHLQVRDGRSTIEGDPTETAMIVVAHKARMHRATLEQKLPRIDVIPFASEYQYMATLHQNSRGDKIIYVKGSTEAILSRCDSGENNGAQAIESIAEQMARRGLRVLALARKPVNSQLNHLARKQIDRGLTFLGLQGMIDPPRQEAIRAVEACQTAGIGVKMITGDHAVTASAIASKLNLSSGEIQALTGKNLEQISDRELQNAVEDTVVFARVAPKQKLRLIEALQAKGEIVAMTGDGVNDAPALKXADIGIAMGRNGTEVAKEAADIILTDDNFASIEAAVEEGRTVYLNLRKAIAFILPVNGGEALTILAGVLLGSALPILPLQILWVNMVSSSSLSIPLAFEPQPKNLMRSPPRPPNEPLLTSSTLWRIAIVSLFNWAATFGIFEWIVATTGEEALARTMAVQTLVAAEIFYLLCISRFIPSLEAKMRDDLHGSIAYAPAVGIICVVVLQILFSQLPVMNALFETVPLSLTQWLICLGAGLPVVIFALLLKRFKPLG, via the coding sequence ATGAATCAGAAATACTCCCAAAACAAGAAATCGTTAGAAAATTATAGAGCGAAAATTGTCACCCCAGAATCTTTAGATCGACAATGGGAATGTTTGTCTGTACAAGAGGTGGTTGGCTTTTTAAACAGTAATTTAAGCACGGGATTAACTCAACAGAAAGTAGCCGAACGTCAAGAACGTTTTGGTTCTAATCAATTAACTCCCCCAAAAAAGTCCAGTCCTTGGATGCGATTTATCCAACAGTTTAACCAACCGTTGTTATACATTTTGATCGGCGCAGGAGTAGTCACCTTGTTCTTACAAGAGTGGGTAGATGCTGGGGTCATCTTTGCCGTAGTTTTAATTAATGCGATCGTCGGCTACATTCAAGAAGCCAGGGCAGAGAAAGCAATGGAAGCCTTAGCCAAGTCGATGGTAACTCAAACTAAGGTGGTTCGCGAGGGAGCGCGATCGCGACTAGCTGCCAGTTCACTCGTACCTGGAGATCTTGTTTGCTTGGAAGCTGGAGATAAAGTACCAGCCGATTTGCGGTTGCTCCAGTGTAAACACCTGCAAATTAACGAGTCTGCCCTCACGGGAGAATCTCTCCCAGTAGATAAAGACAGTAAACCCCTTAAAGAAGCAACCTCCCTGGCCGATCGCCTTAATATGGCTTATGCGGGTACGATTGTCACCGCAGGGCAAGGACGGGGAATTGTAGTGGCGACAGGCGTTGCCACCGAGACGGGCAAAATCTCTGCCCTTATGGAACGACAAACTAATCTCACCTCTCCCATCGTGCGGAAACTAGAAAAATTTAGTTGGCAACTGCTGTATGTTTTTCTCGGGTTAGCAGCACTAATTATTGTCGTAGGATTGGGGCAAGGAGAATCATGGCTACAGATGTTTCAGACTGCGGTTGCTTTAGCGGTTAGTGGCATTCCCGAAGAACTACCCCCATTGGTGACAATTATTCTCGCCATTGGAGTTTCTCGCATGGCTAGCCGTCATGTCATTATTCGTAAACTGCCAGCCGTAGAAACTTTGGGGAGTGCCACAGTGATTTGCTCTGATAAAACGGGGACGCTTACCGAAAACCAAATGACCGTTGAAGAGATTTATGCAGGGGGACAGCACTATCGGGTTACGGGAACGGGGTATAACCTTGAGGGTGAAATTTTACAGGATAACCAGTCGATTGTAATTGAAGCAGATCGAGGGCTGCGGGAATGTTTGCAGTGCGGATTATTATGTAATGATTCTCATCTCCAAGTACGAGACGGGCGATCGACAATTGAGGGAGATCCGACTGAAACCGCAATGATCGTCGTGGCACACAAAGCCCGGATGCACCGCGCTACTTTAGAACAGAAATTACCGCGAATAGATGTGATTCCCTTTGCCTCAGAATATCAGTACATGGCAACTCTTCATCAAAACTCAAGGGGAGACAAAATAATTTACGTCAAAGGCTCTACGGAAGCGATTCTCTCTCGCTGCGATTCTGGTGAGAATAACGGAGCGCAAGCTATTGAATCTATAGCCGAACAGATGGCTCGGCGAGGATTACGAGTGTTAGCCCTAGCTAGAAAACCTGTTAATTCTCAGCTTAACCATTTGGCTCGAAAACAGATCGATCGCGGTTTAACTTTTTTGGGCTTGCAAGGAATGATCGACCCGCCTCGACAAGAGGCTATTCGGGCAGTAGAAGCTTGTCAGACGGCGGGGATTGGGGTCAAAATGATCACTGGCGATCATGCAGTTACCGCTAGCGCGATCGCATCGAAACTGAACCTAAGCTCAGGAGAGATACAGGCACTCACGGGCAAAAATTTAGAGCAGATAAGCGATCGGGAATTACAAAATGCTGTAGAAGACACTGTAGTATTTGCGCGAGTAGCACCGAAGCAAAAACTGCGCTTAATTGAAGCACTGCAAGCCAAAGGCGAAATTGTAGCGATGACGGGAGATGGAGTAAATGATGCTCCAGCCCTCAAAMAAGCCGATATTGGCATCGCGATGGGCAGAAATGGCACGGAAGTAGCCAAAGAAGCTGCCGATATTATCCTCACAGATGATAATTTTGCTTCTATTGAAGCTGCGGTGGAAGAAGGGCGAACGGTTTACCTCAATTTGCGGAAAGCGATCGCTTTTATTCTCCCAGTAAATGGCGGAGAGGCACTAACGATTTTAGCTGGGGTACTCTTAGGGAGCGCACTGCCAATTTTGCCCCTACAAATTCTCTGGGTAAACATGGTGAGTTCTTCTTCTCTGTCAATTCCCTTAGCCTTTGAACCGCAGCCAAAAAACCTGATGCGATCGCCACCCCGTCCTCCTAATGAACCTCTACTTACGAGTAGTACACTTTGGCGGATTGCGATCGTTTCCTTGTTTAACTGGGCAGCCACCTTTGGCATATTTGAATGGATAGTAGCAACTACAGGAGAGGAAGCCCTAGCTCGTACTATGGCGGTGCAAACCCTAGTAGCAGCAGAAATCTTTTATTTGCTCTGTATCAGCCGTTTTATTCCCTCTTTGGAAGCGAAAATGCGCGATGATCTCCACGGATCGATCGCTTATGCCCCTGCGGTTGGAATTATATGCGTTGTGGTTTTACAAATACTCTTCAGCCAGTTACCCGTGATGAACGCTTTATTTGAAACCGTTCCTCTCAGTTTGACTCAATGGCTAATCTGTCTGGGCGCAGGCTTACCCGTGGTGATTTTTGCCTTGCTTTTAAAACGCTTTAAACCGTTAGGTTAA
- a CDS encoding peroxiredoxin has product MTDYTQLPFNLPVPQDDGASSHLLEKSLPDVILLSTSGKPVDLSYIQGQAVFFCYPMTGQPGVELPNGWDSIPGARGCTPQSCSFRDRYRELQTLDTQVYGISTQKSSTQLEAVERLHIPYELLSDADFELTTSLQLPTFELENLRYIKRLTLIVRGSKIVKVFYPIFPPERNIVDVVEWLKQNKSRLQEFPYQKRSRFEQLQFR; this is encoded by the coding sequence ATGACAGACTATACTCAATTACCATTTAACCTACCAGTACCTCAAGATGACGGAGCAAGTTCCCATTTATTAGAAAAAAGCTTACCCGATGTTATTCTTCTTTCTACTTCTGGTAAACCAGTAGATCTATCCTACATTCAGGGTCAGGCGGTATTTTTTTGCTATCCAATGACAGGTCAACCAGGTGTTGAACTTCCTAATGGTTGGGATTCAATTCCAGGCGCGAGAGGATGTACTCCACAGTCATGTAGTTTTCGCGATCGCTATCGAGAACTTCAAACACTTGATACTCAAGTCTATGGAATTAGTACCCAAAAATCTTCTACTCAACTTGAAGCGGTAGAAAGACTTCATATACCATATGAGCTTCTCAGCGATGCAGATTTTGAATTAACAACATCATTGCAGCTACCAACTTTTGAGCTAGAAAATCTGCGATATATTAAGCGTTTAACTCTGATAGTACGAGGAAGCAAGATAGTTAAAGTATTTTATCCAATTTTTCCTCCTGAGAGAAATATTGTAGATGTTGTCGAATGGCTGAAGCAAAATAAAAGCCGATTACAAGAGTTTCCCTACCAAAAGCGATCGCGCTTTGAGCAACTACAATTTAGATAA
- a CDS encoding MOSC domain-containing protein, whose protein sequence is MTTPQVITIQVGLPQAFGIKGASNPMDRPWTTGFFKTPIEGKIWLGSTNLVGDGQADLKNHGGVEKAVLAYAAEHYPIWRENLQLPDLPHGAFGENLTVVGQTESSVCIGDVYNLGEAKIQVSQPRQPCWKLSRRWRIRDLALQVQQNGRTGWYFRVLKEGNIEPNLPLILQDRPYPQWTIARANQIMHQEKSDLESAGELAACPLLSSKWQQTLSRRANRPLNSESAPRLWDKN, encoded by the coding sequence ATGACTACACCCCAGGTAATTACGATTCAGGTTGGCTTACCTCAAGCTTTTGGTATCAAGGGTGCATCTAATCCAATGGATCGACCTTGGACGACAGGTTTTTTCAAAACTCCAATTGAAGGAAAAATCTGGCTTGGTTCGACCAATCTTGTCGGAGATGGACAGGCAGACCTCAAGAATCATGGTGGTGTTGAGAAAGCGGTTTTAGCTTACGCAGCAGAACATTATCCAATTTGGCGGGAAAATTTGCAGTTACCAGATTTGCCCCATGGCGCATTTGGCGAAAATTTAACGGTTGTTGGACAAACAGAATCTTCTGTCTGCATTGGCGATGTTTACAATCTGGGTGAAGCAAAAATTCAAGTATCTCAGCCTCGTCAACCCTGTTGGAAATTATCTCGTCGCTGGCGAATTCGCGACCTAGCTTTACAGGTTCAGCAAAATGGACGAACTGGATGGTATTTTCGAGTGCTAAAAGAAGGAAATATTGAACCGAACCTACCATTAATCTTACAAGACCGCCCATATCCTCAATGGACAATAGCACGAGCCAATCAAATTATGCATCAAGAGAAAAGCGATCTAGAAAGTGCAGGCGAATTAGCAGCCTGTCCGCTTTTATCATCAAAATGGCAACAAACTCTGTCACGTCGTGCCAATAGACCGCTTAACTCCGAGTCTGCACCACGACTATGGGACAAAAATTAG
- a CDS encoding PLP-dependent aminotransferase family protein: MLHIQLDRSNPHHPYYLQILEQIRDRILSGELTPQMRLTPTRQLALELNVSRQTVVNAYEELCAQGYCISRVGHGTVVVDLGKIEVTTPSQKKQTLPKWLSLASSNYPRFDSAISNIEARSLISFKPSLVQTDYLPFKAMTQAFRKVMHAGATGLSEYDRSNGHPALLEAICQMVLPNRGIQTTPDRVFITNGSLHSSFLLAELLSTYADSISYGVPGYLNIPQNFINRGITGLPCSIDLEGICLTNDAKQASLHYVMPEHHFPQGITLSPERRTQLLQLSQQNDALIVEDDYDSEFYFDRHPLPALKAIDCREKVIYMGTFSKVLFNGLRVGYIVAHPTIIQALINLRWQIEGGTSLIVQLWLADLLNSRAVERHLRRMRVNHRVKRNLIAGYLRQDFPDWQWSLPGGGLQFWIQLPDEQDAEVVIQQFRKERIQIFSGSEYYDRHSEKSQNCLLLGFGAVTEAQIHQAFTRLK, translated from the coding sequence ATGCTACACATTCAACTCGATCGTAGTAATCCTCATCATCCTTATTACTTGCAGATTCTCGAACAAATTCGCGATCGCATTTTATCGGGAGAGTTAACGCCCCAAATGCGATTAACGCCAACTCGTCAGCTAGCATTAGAATTAAATGTTTCGCGTCAGACAGTAGTAAATGCTTACGAAGAGTTATGCGCTCAGGGTTACTGTATTAGTAGGGTTGGACACGGCACGGTGGTTGTCGATCTTGGCAAGATTGAGGTAACTACACCGAGTCAAAAAAAACAGACATTACCCAAATGGTTATCTTTAGCAAGCTCAAATTACCCTCGCTTCGATTCTGCAATTTCAAACATCGAAGCTCGCTCTCTAATTTCTTTTAAGCCTAGTTTAGTTCAGACAGACTATTTACCTTTTAAGGCGATGACACAAGCATTTCGGAAGGTAATGCATGCGGGAGCAACTGGGTTGTCAGAATACGACCGCAGTAACGGTCATCCAGCTTTGCTAGAAGCAATTTGTCAGATGGTCTTACCCAACCGAGGTATACAAACAACACCCGATCGAGTTTTTATTACCAATGGCTCGCTTCACTCTTCCTTTCTTCTGGCAGAATTATTGTCTACTTACGCTGACAGTATTAGTTATGGTGTTCCTGGGTATTTAAACATTCCTCAAAACTTCATCAATCGGGGAATAACAGGGCTACCCTGCTCTATCGATCTAGAGGGGATTTGCCTGACTAACGATGCTAAACAAGCCAGTTTACATTATGTTATGCCAGAACATCACTTTCCTCAAGGGATTACACTGTCACCAGAAAGACGTACCCAATTGCTGCAATTATCCCAACAAAACGATGCGCTGATCGTTGAAGATGACTATGATAGTGAATTTTACTTCGATCGCCATCCATTACCTGCTCTTAAAGCGATCGACTGTAGGGAAAAGGTAATCTACATGGGTACCTTTTCTAAAGTATTATTTAACGGATTGCGTGTAGGATATATTGTGGCTCACCCAACTATTATCCAAGCACTAATAAATTTACGTTGGCAAATCGAAGGCGGAACGAGTCTGATTGTTCAGTTATGGCTAGCAGACTTGTTAAATTCAAGAGCAGTAGAGCGACATTTGCGCCGTATGCGAGTGAACCATCGCGTAAAACGCAATCTTATTGCGGGTTACTTACGGCAAGATTTTCCAGATTGGCAATGGAGTTTACCAGGTGGCGGTTTACAGTTTTGGATTCAGTTACCAGACGAACAGGATGCAGAAGTTGTAATTCAGCAATTTAGAAAAGAGAGAATACAAATTTTTTCTGGTTCGGAGTACTACGATCGCCATTCAGAAAAAAGCCAGAACTGTCTTCTCTTAGGATTTGGTGCAGTGACAGAAGCGCAAATTCACCAAGCGTTTACCAGATTGAAATAA
- a CDS encoding GNAT family N-acetyltransferase, giving the protein MIEIRPIQQHQIKQAKQIVTTVCLEVWPDILTEEELKRYDSMSDIEHMRLHYFDNGGVFLVLVDNEQVVGTGAIRKLDNEICELKRMWFLKEYRRQGWGWKMAQKLLDFAKQAGHRKVRLDLVNEEHQPQALKLYKRLGFYTIERYNDSSCNIFMEKLL; this is encoded by the coding sequence ATGATTGAGATCAGACCAATCCAGCAACATCAAATTAAACAAGCTAAGCAAATTGTCACGACAGTTTGCCTAGAGGTTTGGCCAGATATCCTGACCGAGGAGGAGTTGAAGCGCTATGATTCTATGTCTGATATTGAGCATATGCGCTTGCACTATTTCGACAATGGTGGTGTGTTCTTGGTCTTGGTAGACAACGAGCAGGTTGTAGGTACTGGAGCAATCCGAAAACTTGATAATGAAATTTGCGAACTTAAGCGTATGTGGTTTCTCAAAGAGTATCGAAGACAAGGATGGGGCTGGAAAATGGCTCAAAAGCTCCTTGATTTTGCTAAGCAGGCAGGTCATCGGAAGGTGAGATTAGACCTCGTAAACGAGGAGCACCAACCACAGGCACTCAAACTCTACAAAAGACTTGGCTTCTACACAATTGAGAGATATAACGATAGTTCATGCAATATATTTATGGAAAAGCTTTTATAG